CACTTCGGCGACCCGCCTGGGGCATATCGGAGGGAGTGGCGGACGGCGTCGGCTTCGCTGTCGGTGCCGGTTTGATTCTCTTGGGCGGAGTCTGGGTTCTTGATCGTTCGTCAGCGTGTCGTCAGCGGTTGACTTCGAGGTTGGTCAGGCCGGAACGAGACCGGCTCTCTGCGGGTCGCCCAGACACACGTCGTGACCTGCGGAGATGCCGCTCGTTCGGACGTGTCGCGCGATTCTTACCGGCTGGCCACAAGGGGTAATCTCGTCCGGTCACGGACGGCAATCGGATCGTCTGTTCAACCCAGGAGAACCCACATGACTGATCTGAACTCGCTGCGGGCAAGCCTTGCGTCGGGTGAGCACGAGTTCGCCGACACCTTGGCCTTCATCTCTGCGCAGTACGAGTATCAGCCGCAGGCGTTCCGCAACGGGGAAGTGGAAAATGCCGCGGGTGAGAACGAGGGTTCCTGCAAGACGCTGGGACTGGCCCTGCTGGAAGGGCTGAGCGACCAAGAAGCGCTGTTGGCATTCGGTGAGCACTATCGCAGTGTGCTGGCGACGCCGAACGACACTGATCACGGCAACATTCGCAACCTCATGGCCCATGGCCTGGCAGGGGTGAGCTTCGCCGGGCAACCGTTGGCCCGCAAGAGCTGAACAGGGACATCCGGGCGAGCACCGAGGGTCACGAGCTCTGCGGCGACCGAGGACGGCCCGGA
This genomic window from Streptomyces sp. NBC_01351 contains:
- a CDS encoding HopJ type III effector protein, which produces MTDLNSLRASLASGEHEFADTLAFISAQYEYQPQAFRNGEVENAAGENEGSCKTLGLALLEGLSDQEALLAFGEHYRSVLATPNDTDHGNIRNLMAHGLAGVSFAGQPLARKS